The following are encoded in a window of Spiroplasma tabanidicola genomic DNA:
- a CDS encoding DEAD/DEAH box helicase family protein, translating to MHYSDLSSTSLVEAIKSFINKTNTFYIISPFITKEAFYEFDKELEDFFGRNGKLKIITSTFTESGESFNYDDLFYISKKYKRNIEIKVQIVKRGEKPLHKKIYGFMYENDFDIILGSANFTYRGLYGKEISSLQSNESKQNLLNEIEYMWNEQGNYKLVNFKELSKEDWIKMENNYFNPFRDKENDNSGFILKDYQQEIIEKYKEDLFEYKNHSVILPTGTGKTIVAAFMFLHLQDVIDKPKLLFTTHRTEILNNAFNRFKQIVKGFEPVLIDTNNQKIIDFESIKNKSVFVTNKLLKNLIDKNKFNKNQFDIIFYDEAHHFDNESETNIFDYIFKYFNPTNNIALTATPERRQGLESITNIFDNVLYHMELHEAIEKKLVCEINYYLMHDKSEIKLTRDDLNSEVKLLLKADNLKRNSLVLDAIRKYLEYCFTTIIFCINIEHAKRINEILINNGYNSDYLVSDDINRSEKLDKFINKKLNFLCVVDILNEGIDIPEIDSVIFLRPTQSKTIYLQQLGRGLRKFNDKKLKVIDIATNIEIKDYWLNRFCNLITETQLVELVDNNCTKFSGLTFDFDELSYNELLKKLKQQKDVLYKNSLSNYIVWDLKCFEILSETNKDFVLIFDKNSRWWYEIYEVNGDNLSIFDINDTSYNLVYKYNGLDFSEFDILKFLKITKSEDDLKITYIHNNIEKINEYSKRKINQLPYNYSLSVFPNAKYIQEGKILYKKFKENKTAYVKKTKNGYILLKNSWIYPYKRKLIDKDVIKVWNQLNVPENFDSLFEIKNDYFFARSKILADVIVGGNSSFPNELSYEDNKKLLRNHYISNICKILNKYDL from the coding sequence ATGCATTATTCTGATTTAAGTTCTACAAGTTTAGTAGAAGCTATTAAAAGCTTTATAAATAAAACAAATACTTTTTATATAATAAGTCCTTTTATAACCAAGGAAGCATTTTATGAATTTGATAAGGAACTTGAAGATTTTTTTGGTAGAAATGGAAAATTAAAAATTATAACTTCAACATTTACTGAAAGTGGAGAGTCATTTAATTATGATGATCTTTTTTATATAAGCAAAAAGTATAAAAGAAATATTGAAATTAAAGTACAAATTGTTAAAAGAGGAGAGAAACCTTTACATAAAAAAATTTATGGTTTTATGTATGAAAATGATTTTGATATCATTTTAGGAAGTGCAAATTTTACATATAGAGGATTATATGGCAAAGAAATTTCTTCGTTACAATCTAATGAAAGCAAACAAAACTTATTAAATGAGATTGAATATATGTGAAATGAACAAGGTAATTATAAATTAGTTAATTTTAAAGAGTTATCAAAGGAAGATTGAATTAAGATGGAAAATAACTATTTTAATCCTTTTAGAGATAAAGAAAATGATAATAGTGGTTTTATATTAAAAGATTATCAACAAGAAATAATTGAAAAGTATAAAGAAGATCTTTTTGAGTATAAAAATCATAGTGTAATTTTACCAACAGGAACTGGAAAAACTATTGTTGCAGCTTTTATGTTTTTGCATTTACAAGATGTAATTGATAAACCAAAATTATTATTCACAACACACAGAACAGAAATTTTAAATAATGCTTTTAATAGATTCAAACAAATTGTAAAAGGTTTTGAACCAGTATTAATTGATACAAATAATCAAAAAATTATTGATTTTGAAAGTATAAAAAATAAATCTGTTTTTGTTACTAATAAATTATTAAAAAATCTAATTGATAAAAATAAATTTAATAAAAATCAGTTTGATATTATTTTTTATGATGAGGCTCATCATTTTGATAATGAATCTGAAACAAATATTTTTGATTATATTTTTAAGTATTTTAATCCGACAAATAATATTGCTTTAACAGCAACACCTGAAAGAAGACAAGGTTTAGAAAGTATAACAAATATATTTGATAATGTTTTGTATCATATGGAATTACATGAAGCAATTGAAAAAAAACTAGTTTGTGAAATAAATTATTATTTAATGCATGATAAAAGTGAAATAAAACTTACAAGAGATGATTTAAACAGTGAAGTTAAGTTGCTTTTGAAAGCAGATAATTTAAAAAGAAATAGTTTAGTTTTAGATGCAATTAGAAAATATTTAGAATATTGTTTTACAACTATAATATTTTGTATAAATATAGAACATGCAAAAAGAATTAATGAAATTTTAATTAACAACGGCTATAATTCAGATTACTTAGTGTCAGATGATATAAATAGATCTGAAAAATTAGATAAATTTATTAACAAAAAATTAAATTTTCTTTGTGTGGTTGATATTTTAAATGAGGGAATTGATATACCTGAAATTGATAGTGTTATTTTTTTGAGACCAACTCAATCTAAAACAATATATTTGCAACAATTAGGGAGAGGTTTAAGAAAGTTCAATGATAAGAAATTAAAAGTCATTGATATAGCTACAAATATAGAAATAAAAGATTACTGATTAAATAGATTTTGCAATTTAATCACTGAAACACAGTTAGTTGAATTAGTTGATAACAACTGTACTAAATTTTCAGGTTTAACATTTGATTTTGATGAATTAAGTTACAATGAGTTATTAAAAAAATTAAAACAGCAAAAAGATGTTCTGTATAAAAATAGTTTATCTAATTACATAGTTTGAGATTTAAAATGTTTTGAAATATTATCAGAAACCAATAAGGATTTTGTTTTAATATTTGATAAAAATAGTAGATGATGATATGAGATTTATGAAGTTAATGGGGATAATTTAAGTATTTTTGATATAAATGATACATCTTACAATCTTGTCTACAAATATAATGGATTAGATTTTTCTGAATTTGATATTTTAAAGTTTTTAAAGATTACTAAATCGGAAGATGATTTAAAAATCACATATATTCATAATAACATCGAAAAAATTAATGAATATTCTAAAAGAAAGATTAATCAACTGCCATATAACTATAGCTTATCTGTATTTCCTAATGCAAAATATATACAAGAAGGAAAAATTTTATATAAAAAGTTTAAAGAAAATAAAACAGCTTATGTTAAAAAAACTAAAAATGGTTATATTTTACTAAAAAACTCTTGAATATATCCTTATAAAAGAAAATTAATAGATAAAGATGTAATAAAAGTTTGAAATCAATTAAATGTACCTGAAAATTTTGATAGTTTATTTGAGATTAAAAATGATTATTTTTTTGCTAGAAGTAAAATTTTAGCGGATGTAATTGTTGGTGGCAATTCTTCTTTTCCAAATGAGTTATCTTATGAAGATAATAAAAAATTATTAAGAAATCATTATATAAGTAATATATGTAAAATATTAAACAAATATGATTTATAA
- a CDS encoding DUF2075 domain-containing protein — translation MIIYRNNVDGFNEDVDNGILIEKIKEELKFKMNKKVNINEENSWNNSLREMRIVFSDNDISKNIGVAIEYNLPRSSKRIDIILSGLNDEKRRIIIIELKQWQECIKVIGSDMIVDTYVGGRRREVSHPSYQAFAYGRFLNDFSEVVYSNKNIEVLTCAFLHNYDVDKHPDIIDSQYNDYLYDAPLFFKKDLKKLRDYIKENLISGDNAQLIDEIDNGQIRPGKSIQDSMREIIDNNSDFYLLDDQKVVYEKIVSLSVKSKKDNKKRVLIVPGGPGTGKTLIALKVLSSCIQKEQNAIYCSKNASVREAFKKLILDKNEDKKFTKVRLDNLFKGSSIFSDLLKNHYDLTIVDESHRLIERSQYTPIGKGYNNQIREIICESRVSVFFIDEKQLVTNSDIGTIKEIKRQAKLEGILDENILEFEELTSQFRSSGADDYIQFIDNILYDGLKCDMSFRNAFDFKVFDNPQDMYEAIVKKSKCCSARVLAGYCWNWVSKKDKKLYDIVIGNFKRQWNLQNDKYFMLEKNSIEQIGCIHTSQGLEIDYVGVIIGPDLIVKNNKIETDWTKRASTDKSIKGLKKLDSKVSSEIGDFIVRNTYNVLLTRAIKGCYIYCIDENLSKYIKDKLND, via the coding sequence ATGATAATTTATAGAAATAACGTTGATGGATTTAATGAAGATGTAGATAATGGTATTTTAATTGAAAAAATTAAAGAAGAACTTAAATTTAAAATGAATAAAAAAGTAAATATTAATGAAGAAAATAGTTGAAATAATTCCTTAAGAGAAATGAGAATAGTTTTTTCAGATAACGATATTAGTAAAAATATTGGAGTAGCAATAGAATATAATTTGCCAAGAAGTAGTAAGAGAATTGATATTATTTTGTCAGGATTAAATGATGAAAAAAGAAGAATTATAATAATTGAATTGAAACAATGACAAGAGTGTATAAAAGTTATAGGTAGTGATATGATTGTTGACACTTATGTCGGAGGAAGAAGAAGAGAAGTTAGTCACCCATCTTATCAAGCTTTTGCGTATGGAAGATTTTTGAATGACTTTTCAGAAGTGGTTTATAGTAATAAAAATATAGAAGTTTTAACATGTGCTTTTTTGCATAATTATGATGTTGATAAGCATCCTGATATAATTGATAGTCAATATAATGATTATTTATATGATGCACCTTTATTCTTTAAAAAAGATCTTAAGAAATTAAGAGATTATATTAAAGAAAATTTAATAAGTGGTGATAATGCTCAACTTATAGATGAGATAGATAATGGTCAAATAAGGCCAGGTAAATCAATTCAAGATAGTATGCGTGAAATTATTGATAATAATAGTGATTTTTACTTATTAGATGATCAAAAAGTTGTATATGAAAAAATAGTTTCTTTATCTGTTAAATCAAAAAAAGATAATAAAAAAAGAGTTTTAATAGTGCCTGGAGGACCGGGTACTGGTAAAACACTAATAGCTTTAAAAGTATTATCTAGTTGTATTCAAAAAGAACAAAATGCAATATATTGTTCTAAAAATGCTTCTGTAAGAGAAGCGTTTAAAAAACTAATTTTAGATAAAAATGAGGATAAAAAATTTACAAAAGTTAGATTAGATAATTTGTTTAAAGGCTCTTCTATATTTTCTGATTTGCTTAAAAATCATTATGATTTAACAATAGTTGATGAATCGCATAGGCTAATTGAAAGAAGTCAATATACTCCTATTGGGAAAGGCTACAATAATCAAATTAGAGAAATAATTTGTGAATCTAGAGTTTCGGTTTTTTTTATAGATGAAAAACAACTTGTTACTAATAGTGATATTGGAACAATTAAAGAAATTAAAAGACAAGCTAAATTAGAAGGAATTTTAGATGAAAATATATTAGAATTTGAAGAACTTACTTCTCAGTTTAGATCTAGTGGTGCAGATGACTATATTCAATTTATAGATAATATTTTATATGATGGATTAAAATGTGATATGTCATTTAGAAACGCTTTTGATTTTAAAGTTTTTGATAACCCACAAGATATGTATGAAGCAATTGTTAAAAAATCTAAATGTTGCTCAGCAAGGGTATTGGCAGGTTATTGTTGAAATTGAGTGTCAAAAAAAGATAAAAAACTGTATGATATTGTGATAGGTAATTTTAAAAGGCAATGAAATTTACAAAATGATAAGTATTTTATGCTTGAAAAAAACTCTATTGAACAAATTGGTTGTATTCATACCTCTCAAGGATTAGAAATTGATTATGTTGGAGTTATTATAGGTCCAGATTTGATTGTGAAAAATAATAAAATAGAAACAGATTGAACAAAAAGAGCATCTACTGACAAATCAATAAAAGGTTTAAAAAAGCTTGATTCAAAAGTTTCTTCTGAAATAGGAGATTTTATAGTTAGAAATACATACAACGTTTTGTTAACAAGAGCGATCAAAGGATGTTATATTTATTGTATAGATGAAAATTTATCAAAGTATATTAAAGATAAACTTAATGATTAA